One stretch of Kocuria turfanensis DNA includes these proteins:
- a CDS encoding LexA family protein: protein MRPPVPLTIDDPVLVNAVLVRVPAGFPSPAQDSFDDGRIDLNEVLIRDVTSTYLFRVTGDSMEGIGIYSGDEVLVDRSLTPRDGNVVIAVLDGDFTIKTLHVYPDRVVLHPENPAYPDVEVPSLSELVVWGVVVYGIRHVR from the coding sequence ATGAGACCACCAGTACCGCTGACCATTGACGACCCGGTGCTGGTGAACGCGGTCCTGGTCCGGGTCCCGGCCGGGTTCCCCTCCCCCGCCCAGGACAGCTTCGACGACGGGAGGATCGACCTCAACGAGGTTCTGATCCGCGATGTGACCTCCACCTATCTCTTCCGCGTCACCGGGGACTCCATGGAAGGCATCGGGATCTACTCCGGCGACGAGGTCCTCGTGGACCGGTCACTGACCCCGCGGGACGGCAATGTGGTGATCGCGGTGCTGGACGGGGACTTCACCATCAAAACCCTCCACGTCTACCCCGACCGGGTGGTACTGCACCCGGAGAACCCGGCCTACCCCGACGTCGAGGTTCCGTCCCTGTCGGAACTGGTGGTCTGGGGTGTGGTGGTCTACGGCATCCGCCACGTCAGATGA
- a CDS encoding alpha/beta fold hydrolase, which translates to MARISPVTGHYVTVEVDGLEYKVFYLENGTGQPLICQHTAGCHNHQWRDLLEDEEITANYRVIAYDLPRHGKSDPPENTAWWTEEYKLTADHYANFILALCDALELENPIFMGSSFGGNIALQLAYRRPDRFAAVIPVEGADYSPGFYLDWWQHPHANAAQVCASGTWDLMAPQSPDADRWKTWFYYTQGSEAFKGDLHFYSVDHDLRGKLGDIDTDQCAVVMLTGEYDYLTTPEDGARTASQIRNADFIEMKEIGHFPMSENYPVFAGYLKQALEAIKTKKGASVSS; encoded by the coding sequence ATGGCTCGCATCTCACCTGTCACCGGCCACTACGTCACCGTCGAGGTCGACGGCTTGGAGTACAAGGTCTTCTACCTCGAGAACGGCACCGGTCAGCCGCTGATCTGTCAGCACACCGCCGGCTGCCACAACCACCAGTGGCGGGATCTGCTCGAGGACGAGGAGATCACCGCCAACTACCGGGTCATCGCCTATGACCTGCCCCGGCACGGCAAGTCCGACCCGCCGGAGAACACGGCATGGTGGACCGAGGAGTACAAGCTCACCGCCGATCACTACGCCAACTTCATTCTCGCGCTGTGCGATGCCCTGGAGTTGGAGAACCCGATCTTCATGGGTTCCTCCTTCGGCGGTAACATCGCCCTGCAGCTGGCCTACCGGCGCCCGGACCGCTTCGCCGCGGTCATCCCGGTGGAGGGGGCGGACTACTCCCCGGGCTTCTACCTGGACTGGTGGCAGCACCCGCACGCCAACGCCGCCCAGGTCTGCGCCAGTGGAACGTGGGATCTGATGGCCCCGCAGTCCCCGGATGCCGATCGGTGGAAGACCTGGTTCTACTACACCCAGGGCTCGGAGGCCTTCAAGGGGGATTTGCACTTCTACTCCGTGGACCACGATCTGCGCGGCAAGCTCGGAGACATTGACACCGATCAGTGCGCGGTGGTGATGCTCACTGGCGAGTACGACTACCTCACCACCCCCGAGGACGGGGCGCGCACGGCCTCACAGATCCGCAATGCGGACTTCATCGAGATGAAGGAGATCGGCCACTTCCCGATGAGCGAGAACTACCCCGTGTTCGCCGGCTACCTCAAGCAGGCCCTGGAAGCGATCAAGACCAAGAAGGGGGCCTCCGTCAGCTCCTGA
- a CDS encoding LysR family transcriptional regulator produces MQPPFELRVLRYFVAVAEELHFGRAAARLHIAQPSLSVQIRNLEHSMGAPLLFRSSRGASLTPAGEVLLDHARALLAAANVAAEATRAAAQGMGQKLVVGFQANAAAELTPKVLAAFRQEHPEIQVQMRSYPFADPTAGLAVVGHEVLAAGVPVR; encoded by the coding sequence ATGCAGCCACCCTTCGAGCTGCGTGTCCTGCGGTACTTCGTCGCTGTCGCCGAAGAGCTGCACTTCGGGCGCGCCGCTGCTCGGCTTCACATCGCCCAACCGTCCTTGAGCGTGCAGATCCGCAACCTCGAGCACTCCATGGGCGCCCCGTTGCTGTTCCGTTCCAGTCGCGGAGCCAGTCTCACCCCGGCCGGGGAGGTCCTCCTGGACCATGCCCGGGCTCTCTTGGCCGCAGCCAATGTCGCAGCTGAAGCCACCCGTGCCGCCGCGCAAGGGATGGGACAGAAGCTCGTGGTGGGCTTCCAGGCCAACGCCGCAGCCGAGCTGACCCCAAAAGTGCTGGCCGCCTTCCGGCAGGAGCATCCTGAGATCCAGGTGCAGATGCGGTCTTACCCCTTCGCCGACCCCACCGCCGGCCTAGCTGTTGTGGGGCATGAGGTTCTTGCCGCGGGTGTGCCGGTGAGATGA
- a CDS encoding helix-turn-helix domain-containing protein, with product MPHINAPLTPTGRLRMVRRHLEDGIPKAHVAAEFRVSRPTVATWVARYL from the coding sequence ATGCCCCACATTAATGCACCTTTGACCCCGACCGGCCGGCTGCGCATGGTCCGCCGTCACCTCGAGGACGGGATCCCGAAGGCCCATGTGGCCGCCGAGTTCCGGGTCAGCCGCCCCACGGTGGCGACCTGGGTGGCCCGCTATCTC